A genomic window from Rhodopirellula islandica includes:
- a CDS encoding BBP7 family outer membrane beta-barrel protein has product MQRVDGFGVGRVPLTFDAAMFNVTRTLPLLFIAVALAVNTSQASDCDSTPCDACLDFETYTGTASRWSVQGQYLMWWTNGADSPALVTTSDPASLRSEAGVIGNPTTEVLYGNDSPNSEMRNGVRLSIGRPISDRWNFYGEGLYVGDAGDPFRQFSSGQPILARPYVSAQTGLNDSELVAFPNVLEGAISVETESRLFGFEIGASSVFSEDKDTRISIFTGYRFIQFEDSLGVQEDLESIDLGGVVPLGTTFRVNDSFEAKNQFHGVNLRLEIEKQLNRWDLVFQPSLALGSMERTVSTAGTTRTQIPGLDPTFVDGGLLAQPTNIGQDTSSVFTVLPEFRFSLGREVLSGLRFDVGYSFLLLPKTFRAAEQIDPNLNASQIGGGALVGPGAPAVARNESHLWNQSITFSVALQR; this is encoded by the coding sequence TTGCAACGCGTCGATGGGTTTGGGGTAGGCCGAGTACCACTAACGTTTGATGCTGCCATGTTCAATGTGACCAGAACCTTACCGCTGCTATTCATCGCGGTCGCATTGGCTGTCAACACCTCACAAGCAAGCGACTGCGACAGTACGCCCTGCGACGCATGCCTCGACTTTGAAACTTATACTGGGACTGCGAGCCGGTGGAGCGTACAGGGACAGTACCTAATGTGGTGGACGAATGGAGCTGACTCGCCCGCCTTAGTAACGACGAGTGATCCAGCGTCGCTAAGGTCCGAAGCGGGCGTGATTGGCAATCCAACTACCGAGGTGTTGTACGGAAACGATTCGCCAAATAGCGAGATGCGAAACGGCGTTCGGCTTTCCATCGGACGGCCGATTTCCGATCGTTGGAATTTCTACGGCGAAGGGCTCTATGTGGGAGATGCTGGCGATCCGTTCCGTCAATTCTCTAGCGGTCAGCCAATTTTGGCACGTCCGTATGTGTCCGCTCAAACCGGCTTGAATGATTCCGAACTGGTTGCGTTTCCAAACGTGTTGGAGGGTGCGATCTCGGTCGAGACAGAGAGCCGTCTCTTTGGTTTCGAGATTGGTGCATCTTCAGTTTTCAGCGAGGATAAGGATACTCGAATCTCAATCTTCACCGGCTACCGATTCATCCAATTCGAAGACAGTCTCGGTGTGCAAGAAGACCTTGAATCAATCGATCTTGGAGGCGTCGTCCCGCTGGGGACCACCTTCCGGGTAAACGATTCGTTCGAAGCCAAAAATCAATTCCACGGTGTGAACCTTCGACTTGAAATTGAAAAGCAGTTGAATCGCTGGGACCTCGTCTTCCAGCCTTCACTGGCTCTTGGAAGCATGGAAAGAACGGTTTCAACCGCCGGAACAACACGAACTCAGATCCCAGGGCTTGATCCTACATTCGTCGACGGCGGGTTGCTTGCACAACCGACCAACATTGGCCAAGACACCTCGTCAGTCTTCACCGTCTTGCCGGAGTTTCGGTTCTCGCTCGGTAGAGAAGTTCTGAGTGGACTACGGTTCGATGTCGGGTACTCATTTCTCTTGCTTCCAAAAACGTTTCGAGCTGCCGAGCAAATTGATCCCAACTTGAACGCTAGCCAAATCGGAGGCGGAGCACTCGTTGGGCCAGGCGCACCAGCGGTCGCACGGAACGAAAGCCATCTCTGGAATCAGTCCATCACATTCTCTGTCGCACTACAGCGATAA
- a CDS encoding class I SAM-dependent methyltransferase yields MGSKADFLEAAFHAPEAVAKYVDSPPIAVPGFADMQRMAALLLAEQVQSHSRLLIVGAGGGLELKVFAEAEPSWEFDGVDPSSAMLQLAEQTLGPLASRVRLHEGKVDAAPEGPFDAATCILTMHFADLEERKQMLTAIRQRLKPHAPFIVVHLSFPQTDGARERWLSRYAAYMVRPTVDAEKASQIRKAVEANLTILDPQRDEALLQEAGFTNVELFYAGFAFRGWVSYA; encoded by the coding sequence ATGGGCTCCAAAGCTGATTTTCTCGAAGCGGCATTTCACGCCCCGGAAGCGGTCGCGAAATACGTGGATTCGCCACCGATCGCCGTTCCGGGGTTCGCGGACATGCAGCGGATGGCGGCGTTGTTGCTGGCCGAGCAGGTGCAGAGCCATAGCCGTCTCTTGATCGTTGGAGCCGGCGGTGGACTCGAGTTGAAAGTGTTCGCCGAAGCGGAACCGAGCTGGGAATTTGATGGCGTGGACCCATCCTCGGCAATGCTGCAACTTGCCGAGCAAACGCTGGGGCCGCTTGCCTCGCGAGTCAGGCTACACGAGGGCAAGGTCGATGCTGCGCCGGAGGGTCCGTTTGATGCGGCCACGTGCATTTTGACCATGCATTTTGCAGACCTGGAAGAGCGAAAACAGATGTTGACCGCCATTCGTCAGCGGCTCAAGCCACACGCACCGTTCATCGTGGTGCACCTGAGTTTCCCTCAAACCGATGGTGCGCGCGAGCGGTGGCTTTCCCGGTACGCAGCCTACATGGTTCGCCCCACCGTTGATGCCGAAAAGGCATCGCAGATCCGAAAGGCTGTGGAGGCCAATCTCACCATTCTCGACCCCCAGCGAGACGAAGCGTTGTTGCAAGAGGCGGGGTTCACGAACGTTGAGCTGTTTTACGCCGGGTTCGCTTTCCGAGGCTGGGTGTCTTACGCATAA
- a CDS encoding Rrf2 family transcriptional regulator — MKRDGKLSGVLHILLHMAELDEPVTSDDLSKIMDTNPVVVRRLMAGLREQQYVQSVKGHGGGWTLACELVDLTLLDIYQAVGSPGLLAMGNRTEAPGCLVEQSVNAALGKTFDEAEQLLLRRLGEVTLASLSADCHHRLEAKGISLKAKRNRHGLQS, encoded by the coding sequence ATGAAGCGAGATGGCAAGCTATCCGGCGTCCTGCACATTTTGTTGCACATGGCGGAGCTGGACGAACCGGTGACTTCGGACGATTTGTCGAAGATCATGGACACGAATCCTGTGGTGGTGCGTCGCCTGATGGCGGGGCTTCGCGAGCAACAGTACGTGCAAAGCGTCAAGGGCCACGGAGGTGGTTGGACTTTGGCGTGCGAGCTGGTCGATCTCACCTTGCTGGACATTTACCAGGCGGTGGGCAGCCCGGGGTTGCTGGCGATGGGCAATCGCACGGAAGCTCCCGGATGTTTGGTGGAGCAATCCGTGAACGCCGCACTGGGCAAGACGTTTGACGAAGCCGAGCAACTGCTGCTCCGGCGGTTGGGGGAAGTCACGCTCGCCTCGCTGAGTGCCGATTGCCACCATCGCCTCGAAGCGAAAGGCATTTCCCTCAAAGCCAAACGGAACCGACATGGGCTCCAAAGCTGA